GAAGAACCACTGTCAGTGGTATCCCTTGTAATTTCCTCCCAAATCCATACTTCTTTCCCAACcaatccctctctctctctctctctctccttgtgTTTAATATGGTGccctttcaagtttttttatttatttttttaggttttattaaataatatatatatatatatatatatatatacacttttCACGGTAAAAATATCTTTACTGATTTTTTACCGTAACTGtagaaaatctatatttttttggttttttcttttaaaaaacctttcttaaattttattctttatactttaaatatttatcattctACCTTTATCTATTCATACCATTTATTCATgtcttaattcttttataatttttttttacacttttttttaaatattatgcagaactaaaagtaaataatattttactgtaccaattacaatattattttatttttttattatattaaaaattaatttgaggtCCTATAAAAATCATTGTTAATGTATATGATAttcgttttattttattatatgtaagtattatctttttaattcacaattatatgttttactcgatattaaaaaatacactaataacacttatatatttatttatttttgttagaaaaaaatttattcaaccCACAATGAAACAAGTAGAATGGAATcattaatactattttttatatatatcaaaaaaataattattgatttatttaattaaatgcatgtataaacttttaaatttataattatgattttttttttgtaaaaaacattaaaaagacttgtatatttattttagtacGAGTCAGTAACACTCTTTAATTTCGAGGAGGATGATGCTAGCGGAAAATTTTAGAATATTCAAATAGTTCAATATTTActttataaactcaattaaaaaaaatgaaataaaaaattatatcattacCTATTAAAAGGTGATAAAAACACTATCTCCTAGgctcaaatttattttctctgtTATTCCTTTAAGTaaacattaataattatttatggatctctaatattaattattatcatagataaaaaaaaatacagttgaGATAGACGAGACatgttttttctctatattttgttttataaaaatacataaattatatatatatatatatatatatatttatttataaatgtccCCTTTATGTTCTTTTTAGGAAGACAATAACCATACTCTATAAAAATTCTCGCTCCTAACCTTCAAGGTCACCTATAAAGTCGTTTaaacacctataaaaaaaaagagaaaaagaaagtcttttttcaaacacaacacaacacaatCAGAAGAGAATATTAtcagaaggaaggaaagagagagagagagaaagagaaagaaagcagCTGAGCTCTCAACCCTGAAACCTCACCAAGCCAAGTgagaaaccaaaaccaaagagagCAAGGACCAAAGATACACACGCAAAACACTATCCCTCCTCCAAGATTTTAGTattattctccttttcttttctttttttttccttctcaatctttccttctttctgtGTGTAAAAAATGGAGCAAATCAAGGCTACCTTCAAGCGAGAAGCTTGTGGCATAATCTAGGGACTTTTAGCTGTTTTATGttctcttgtttgaaaatcttcGGGGGTTTTCCCGTGTCGGTGGTGGGGATGGGTTGCGAGAGAATGTTAATAGCAGTGAGCTTGGATCCTGAGAGAAAAAGGAGCGGTGGTCTTAGAACTAAGCAGGCTGGGAGAGGATCCTGTCGTGGAAGTTAGACTGTCAAAGAAATGTGCAGTCTTTGGCTCTGACCAGATACAAACCAGCGACTCCACTTTTGTTACTCTTTTCGTGCTATTAAGTTGTTGCTCTTGTTGTTTAAGGAAAGCCTTGATTTGGAGGTCAGTTTGAAGTTGTGAGATGGGTCTTTTGTTGAGAGAAGTTTTGAAGGTACTTTGTGGTGTTAATCAATGGTGTTATGCTGTTTTTTGGAAGATCGGATGCCAGAATCCTAAgtaagttttttcttcttctttctttggtaTGGTTGGTTGCTAAGAAAATGGAGTTgaacgaagaaaaaaaagggtgaaactttgaatttatttaaggCTTTCTGTTTTCCGGGTTTTTACATTTATTCTGAGTTTTTTTGTGCTTGGTTGTTAGGATTTAGGAAAATAGAGGGAACAGTGGAATTGTGGTGTATCTTTTGCTggggttttcttttattttttgttgtgctTTTCCTGTATTTTCCGAGTGACCAAACAAAGAGGATCTGATGAGTGATTTTACCTTTGTCTGTTTTGGAGTTACCATAGGATTCTGGGTTTTGTTCTTGAATTATTTTCTCGGTGACCAAACAATAAGAGGGTCCAACATCAGTATTCTTTCTGTTTAGGCTATTTTGGTCTTTGAATGATATGTTAAAGTCtggttgttctttttctttttctttttgggtcaGAAGTCTGATTGGTCACTGTTGTCTTATGTGGGATGCGAAATCTAATACACCCTttcttttcctctgtttttggAACCTTGTGTTTTGGTTTATTCTGTTTTGTCTTTAAGAATCTAAGTAAAAAGTTGATTTGTATTGGTTTGACCAAACCCTTTCTGTATTGGAATGATTTTATGTTCTTCAAATCTACTGATTCCATTTCGTCCTAGCTTGCTCGATTCCATTTCGTCCTGTTATCTTGGTTTTGAATAGAAAGAAACAGTTACGATTTTATCAGCAACTGAAGATTCTGCTGAATGGTTgcgtttattttcttttgttatctTCTGTTTGGATCCTGAGAAGATGTTaagaaaaggggaagaaaaatcataatagAAAATggcatctaatttttttttcctttggcgTTTTGGTAACAAAACAGAaggtgggattttttttttgttcgtaGTTACTTGCTAAATTCTGTTATAGAGTTGAATGATCTGAGCATATTATGTTAATTTGCAGGTTGTTAATCTGGGAGGAATGTCACTACGAGCCAGCATCATGTTCAGTTCCACCAAGTACTTCTGGAACTGAGAACCTAGCACTTCCTTTTGGAGAGTGGGAAGGACACTTTGGTTCTGATGTTCACTCCTCGCAGCTTGGAATTCAAGCGGGGGGTAGACTCTGTTCGCTTATTAACAAAATGATGGTGAATAATCAGGTTAATATTGTAGGCGAAGGGtatgtttttcttccttttcatgtACCTTACATTTTAGTTTCACATTATGACTGCCTGTTGTGCCCAATTGAAATtctgatttgttatttttccaGAATCGTTGGGCGCGTTGCGTTTACAGGAAACCATGAGTGGATTCTTGCAAATAATTACAGTAAAGATGCCCATCCTCCAGAAGTATGCTACATAATTTCTCATCCTGTGCTATGGAATAATGTCTTACACTAATTGAGATTGTGTATCAGTATCCATTAGCCATTCTTAGTTGCACAATTTGCTAGCTGGAGTCCATTGAAagttctattttttgttttctcctgTATCATCATTAGTACACATACTCTAATGATAATTTGTAACAGAATTTAACAGAGGAAATTGTGgaattctattattttgatggaAAGTTAAACGACAACATCTTAATGCAATAGTAGCGTGTCGTTCCTGTCAAATGCAATGCGGCTGCACTGTTAGTAGTGAACTTGTTATAACTTCAATCATGTCTGTTCTACAGGTTTTAAATGAGGTTCATCACCAGTTTTCAGCTGGGATGCAGGTTTGTAAGCTTCCCATATGTTCTAATTTCTGCAACAATCTTCAATCTGCCTTccatgaaagttttagttttttttttggcagacaATTGCTGTTATTCCTGTTTGTCCTCATGGTGTACTTCAACTTGGTTCTTCCTTGGCTGTAAGTCCTCGTTATTCagttgttttgatgtgctaatgaattgaattttcaattgCAATGAGATATTATGCAAATAACATCACTTCTTggttagatttatttttcttataacttTTGGTCTTTTCCACTCTGCTTGTTTCATAAAGGTGTccaattttggttttggttttattaaattCCTTCTGATcactaattttttcttcaatatagCCATCATATATTTGCATAGCTGTTTATTGGAGTTAATGTAGAGTTCTGAGGCAATCTATTTCTAACTTATTCATCACCACTGATTCTACAACTATACCTGTGATTTCAATATTCTATTGCACTGGTCACTTAATCATTATGTCAAAGAATTTTTCCTGTTGCTCtgtgtatttatattttatctttactgTCAGATTCTGGAGAATATTGGGTTCGTGAATAACGTGAAGAGTTTGATCCTGCAACTAGGGTGTGTCCCTGGAGCACTTCTGTCTGACAACCATATGGAAAAAGAACCCACAGAAAGAATTGGAATGCCTATTTCCTGTGGAATGGCTCTTCCTGTGTGTTTTTCTGGAACTTATAAGGTGCCAAGCTCCACTCCTTCCTTGGCCGACAGCTGCAACCAACAAATAATCTCATCTCAGGAGGCTTCTAGAATTGTTGGTCAACCTTCTTGTTCTCAAACTGGACAGGTTCAGGATGATCAACATGCTACTTCTTCGGCCATTCATATCCCCAATGCGACTGGAATTTTAACTAAATCTTGTGATGACTTCTGTGAACCAAAAATTACCTCACTTATGAAGCCAGACAATCCATTCATGGGCCAGCTAGCAAATGGAGTTGTTGGAGCTGAAGTGATCCCCTCAAATCCTGGTGCGTGGCTGAACCACCAGACTGCATCAAGCAATTTAAGACTTGGATTCAATCATCGACCAATTATTAGTCAGTCAAATACCAATAGTAGCATACTAAAATCACTGGAACAGAAGATTTTCTCTGATGTTGGTGCGCAAAATCATGTTAGCCACTATAAAAATGAATCAGATGGCCTTACTATGGCCCATCCAAGGACAAATGAAGGCCATTTTCTTACTTCTACTGGAGGCTCTCATATATCTGGACAGTTACCTAGTGAAGTGGGCACTAAGAGAAGAGCAAACTCCATCCTTTGTTCCTTATTAAAACCACAGAAATTGGCAGGTATCAATCACTCATCCATGCTTCTGGCAGGGGTTGGGACTCAAAATGTTGGTTCTTCAAGGGCAGAGGATGATCATTTATCTGGTCTGTTGGATCAATCAAGTGCGAGTGGCATTCTTTCAGGGGATTCCAATCTTGAATATCCCCACACAGATGTGAAGCCTACCAAAACGGAAGCAACTACAATGGAAAAAAAGATTGAAGGTGATTTATTTCAAGCACTTAATGTCCCGCTGACTCAATCAGGTGATATTGTATATTTGGGTGAGAATGTTCTTGGTTCCGTTAATGATTGCCTGATGAGCGCTTCTGGAAGTCAGAATACTGTTACTTTAAATGCTAAGCGCAAGGAACCATGTGCTCAACCTCCCTCTGGGGATGACTTGTATGATATTTTGGGTGtggaatttaaaaacaaattactcaACGGCAAGTGGAATAATTTAGTTGGGGACAAACCATGTGTGAAGACACAAGATATAGTTAAAGATACTTCAACATTTATGAGCATCCGGGAGGCAAATTCTGATCTTTTTTCACTAACTGGAGGAGTCTCAGACAGTAACATGTTCTCTGACCTGGGTACTGACCATCTTTTAGATGCTGTGGTATCTAAGGTGCACTCTTCTGCCAAACAGAGCTCAGATGATAATGTTTCTTGCAGAACAACATTGACAAAGATTAGTATGCCGTCCTTTCCCGGTGGCTCTCCCACCTATGGCAGGATTGGCATGTCTGATCAGGTGCAAAGGGAGTTAATTAGCCTGCCTAAAAGAGCAGGGACCATAGCATCTAGCTCTTTTAGATCTGGCTGCAGCAAGGATGATGTAGGAACTTGTTCTCAAACTACTTCCATTTATGGGTCCCAACTGAGTTCCTGGGTTGAGCAAGGGCATAATGCACGGCATGATTGTAGTATTTCAACTGCATTTTCCAAGAAAAACGATGAAACAAGCAAGCCAAATCGCAAAAGGCTTAAAGCTGGAGAGAACCCTAGACCTAGGCCGAAAGATCGTCAGATGATCCAAGATCGTGTTAAGGAGTTGCGTGAGATTGTACCAAATGGAGCAAAAGTAATGCATTTCTTTAATCCTTCTGCTGCATGTCTTTTTCCTGTGATAGCTAACGATGACAGTCAGATTTGATACTATTCTTTCTGTTACTGTGGTCTGACAGTGTAGCATAGATGCTCTGCTTGAACGCACAATCAAGCATATGCTTTTCTTGCAAAGCGTGACAAAGCATGCAGATAAGCTGAAACAAACTGGGGACTCCAAGGTATCAATTGCATAcactatatatatgtataatctTATCCATGATAATTTGTAATGGTGTTGCTTTGTTTCCTGCCCATTCTAAACTTAATGGAGGGAACATAATACTCTTGTTTTGTCAAAACAATGTCTAGTACTGCTGCATATGGGTATTGGGGGCAGGAATGGGGAATGCCTACAAAATTTCGTTGGCATAAACTTGATATGGGGATATCTGTCCTATCAAGTACAGTTATCAAGGACATCAGTCAGGATTTATGCACAGATAATGTATATtggaaatgattaaattaatcttatatCTAGCTTAGTTTTTGACATTTTGTGCTTCGAACAATTACTAACGAGAGAAATGTTTCTGATTGTGTATTTCGTTCTTTTGTAAATTTGCAGCTTCTTAACAAGGAAAGTGGACTACTTTTGAAGGAAAATTTTGAGGGAGGGGCAACATGGGCATTTGAAGTTGGTTCACAATCTATGGTTTGTCCTATCATAGTTGAAGATCTGAATCCACCTCGTCAGATGCTCGTGGAGGTAacagcacctttttttttcttcactcaGATATTGGAGTTGTTGGTTTTAACAAGTTTCTTTTATCCTATATGTTGAATCTTGTATTTCCTCTTATGACAGATGCTTTGTGAAGAGCGAGGTTTCTTTCTAGAGATAGCTGACTTAATTAGGGGATTGGGTTTGACAATCCTGAAGGGGGTGATGGAAACTCGAAATGACAAGATCTGGGCACGTTTTGCTGTAGAGGTAGGATTCTAAACTGAAATACTGCATGCATAATCAACTGTTGGTCCCAAGTAACCTTTCATGGAAGGAATGTGGGGTGCCCTCACCTTTTTGGACTATCTTTCCAGTGGCATTACTGGCTTCTATGTCCTCAATGAATAGAAGAAAAGGTGAAATAATGCTAGTTCCTTTTCATTATTCCTCTTCAAGGCAGGAAgagcatagtttttaaataataatatgccAAATGAGTCTCCTTACGAATCTGATCTTGAACTACAAGATTATGGGAAAAGAAATGCATAACCTTGGTAAAAATGTGTCCGATTGGCACTTGTGCTGTGCAAACTACCATGCTTTAGTGTAATTTTCagaatttattctttaaattgcTGGTGATCTTAATGATGGTTGCCTCATTATCGTGTGCTGAAAGCATACTAAATGCGTCATGAATGCACGTCTCTTACAATCTTTGCATTTGGTCATCTAAATTCGAGTGTCATATGCAGGCAAACAGGGATGTAACAAGGATGGAAATATTTATGTCTCTTGTTCAACTTTTGGAGCAAACTGTCAAGGGCAGTGCACCACCAGTGGGTGCTTTGGAGAATGGCAATAAGACGGTTCATCACACGTTCCCCCAAGCTACCTCTATACCTGCAACCGGTATGCCTAGTAGTTTGCAGTGAACTGCCTGCTAAACAGTATTTCTGGTGTGGATATGTTAAGAGCAATTGCAGTTTTGCTTGCCATGACTAACATGTGTTCCAGCCTAAGCTCTCTGGCAGTTCTAACTGTCTCTAACATTTTTGTCCCCAAAAAACTAGATTATGCCTAACTTCATCTCACAGAAGGGGGAATTTGTTTAGATAGCTAAAAGCTTCTCACGAACTTTCAACTTTGTGTTCCTTTTGGCGATGAACATCCGAATTTTTGGATCATCCACGGTTGGGGAAAACAATTTAGCTTCAGAGTACGTATGTTGGTGGTGGGTGTTTTAGGTGACTAGACATCAATGCTGCAGAATCTTAGTTTAGTCTCTCATTATAGGCTGGAGAAGGGTTGCATATCAGTGGGGTATTAACTTAATGTATAGGGGATTTTAGATATGAAATGAAGGGATCTGTCTTTCCTTTCGAAAAGATCCTTTTTTCCTTGTGTTGCAAGTTTCTGTTGTGATTTGTTTTCCTCCTGGACCCTTTTTATTCTGCGTGGTTTGCAAATCAGTGATTTTATACTTTGGATGGTATCTTTGAAATGCTTGCTGTTAGTCGAATTTATAATTACTTGAATGTTATATGGGTTTTCCGGCTCCTCTCTGATCGATTGCATGTTGGAAGCATTGCGATACCAGTAGCATCCTATATACACCATTGTTCATTTGCGCATTTGTTTTAAAGGTTTTTGGCTgtgactatatttttttttcattttcagtcTTTTTAGTTTGGAAATTTTATGATCCggtccaaaatttgattttcgtTGTCTTTCTGCCCTgagtttgaaagagaaaaaaaacttgctGCAAAACTTTGAATGAGAAAAAGTTTCGGCTGCCTATATTTCAACaactaaactaaaataattgatggTTTGATTGGTTAATTACATGAAACAAAATCAGTCAAGTATATCGATGATTCAATATTAAAGTAAGGGTTGAAATGTTGTCGTCTTCAATTTTTTAGGTCTATTTAAGTCTTTCTAAGTTTTGAATCATTGAGtttcatttgaatttgtttAGATGACCATTGTCATGTAGCCCCTCCATTAACCCtaggaaaatataatttaattagtaagattttagatttatttttaaaaaattattagttcaagttttataaattttatggtgTAGAGATATTgtgttattatttttgaatattgatagtgattttttattaaataaaatatataaaataaaaagtaatatgtttttgtgaaaaaaaaaatctctacaaGAAAGGAGGGATTGTGCTAttgtattattttgtttcaataaaatataatttattatacataatattagatattttaatctatatatattttctagtttgccaattaagtttttaattatcattagtaattgttttttatatttattggtatatacaattatcaatttattttattaaatactcccattaaatttttatttcacattaaactattttttaatgtaaaaaaaaaccattatcaaCATTTATAAAtaccctttttttatattaaaaactaagtTCTAATGCAACCCGCTATGAGGTTTATGTTTGTggaataaatattgttttaaaaaaccttgatttttttttaaaattaattttttaatgtttttaaaatttttttatatattaatataaaaaataattattttaatatatttttaaataaaaaaatatttttaaaaataaccaaacaaaTTACAACAATACTTCAGTCGAATAGGAAAAGCAAAGTGTAAATCTGCCATTGGGTTCTCTCTCTCATTCGTTGATTACTTTTGGTGGATGCAATACATCTTACGTGCCTGTTGACCATTTGGAATGATAAGGACGAAGGTGAAAGGGAGAGTGACAGTGTGTGAAAGGATTATTACACTTGGAGTTTTGTTCTCCCCCTCTCTGTTCattctttcatcatttttcttttttgttttgcaaattAATTTAGGTAATTCTTGTAAATTAATCCGGGTTGATGCGTAACCTCACTCACACTCCTTTCATTTGTTTCTTCGACTTCCAATATTCTTTGTTCCGCAAAACCAAACACCAACACAAACAACGAAACAAATCTAAATTCCACAGATCCTGAGATTAACGAttatgtaagcctccagtgactCTGAaatttgtgagactcgaactagtgatatttagaaaataaattcaa
This genomic interval from Populus alba chromosome 1, ASM523922v2, whole genome shotgun sequence contains the following:
- the LOC118046956 gene encoding transcription factor LHW; translated protein: MGLLLREVLKVLCGVNQWCYAVFWKIGCQNPKLLIWEECHYEPASCSVPPSTSGTENLALPFGEWEGHFGSDVHSSQLGIQAGGRLCSLINKMMVNNQVNIVGEGIVGRVAFTGNHEWILANNYSKDAHPPEVLNEVHHQFSAGMQTIAVIPVCPHGVLQLGSSLAILENIGFVNNVKSLILQLGCVPGALLSDNHMEKEPTERIGMPISCGMALPVCFSGTYKVPSSTPSLADSCNQQIISSQEASRIVGQPSCSQTGQVQDDQHATSSAIHIPNATGILTKSCDDFCEPKITSLMKPDNPFMGQLANGVVGAEVIPSNPGAWLNHQTASSNLRLGFNHRPIISQSNTNSSILKSLEQKIFSDVGAQNHVSHYKNESDGLTMAHPRTNEGHFLTSTGGSHISGQLPSEVGTKRRANSILCSLLKPQKLAGINHSSMLLAGVGTQNVGSSRAEDDHLSGLLDQSSASGILSGDSNLEYPHTDVKPTKTEATTMEKKIEGDLFQALNVPLTQSGDIVYLGENVLGSVNDCLMSASGSQNTVTLNAKRKEPCAQPPSGDDLYDILGVEFKNKLLNGKWNNLVGDKPCVKTQDIVKDTSTFMSIREANSDLFSLTGGVSDSNMFSDLGTDHLLDAVVSKVHSSAKQSSDDNVSCRTTLTKISMPSFPGGSPTYGRIGMSDQVQRELISLPKRAGTIASSSFRSGCSKDDVGTCSQTTSIYGSQLSSWVEQGHNARHDCSISTAFSKKNDETSKPNRKRLKAGENPRPRPKDRQMIQDRVKELREIVPNGAKCSIDALLERTIKHMLFLQSVTKHADKLKQTGDSKLLNKESGLLLKENFEGGATWAFEVGSQSMVCPIIVEDLNPPRQMLVEMLCEERGFFLEIADLIRGLGLTILKGVMETRNDKIWARFAVEANRDVTRMEIFMSLVQLLEQTVKGSAPPVGALENGNKTVHHTFPQATSIPATGMPSSLQ